Proteins from one Actinopolymorpha sp. NPDC004070 genomic window:
- a CDS encoding nuclear transport factor 2 family protein, protein MTDTTDTTDTTGTTGTTRADQEPSEGSRPAAAGVPAVDRYVEFWNAAAPEDQQRLAAQTFAEEVSSRTPVALMRGVEELVAFRNQFAQHFPDYRFRARAEPEAHHGRARLRWEIVVGGGTSFATGTDVLRLDEAGLVTEITGFLDRPPEGFGHHEHD, encoded by the coding sequence ATGACCGACACCACCGACACCACCGACACCACGGGGACCACCGGCACCACCCGTGCCGACCAGGAGCCGTCCGAAGGATCCCGTCCGGCCGCCGCCGGCGTACCGGCGGTCGACCGGTACGTCGAGTTCTGGAACGCGGCGGCACCGGAGGACCAGCAGCGGCTGGCCGCGCAGACGTTCGCCGAGGAGGTGAGTTCACGTACGCCGGTGGCCCTGATGCGGGGTGTGGAGGAGCTGGTCGCGTTCCGGAACCAGTTCGCGCAGCACTTCCCGGACTATCGGTTCCGGGCCCGCGCGGAGCCGGAGGCCCACCACGGCCGGGCCCGCCTGCGGTGGGAGATCGTCGTCGGCGGCGGCACGTCGTTCGCCACCGGAACCGACGTGCTCCGGCTCGACGAAGCGGGCCTCGTCACCGAGATCACCGGCTTCCTCGACCGGCCACCGGAGGGGTTCGGCCACCACGAGCACGACTGA
- the rfbC gene encoding dTDP-4-dehydrorhamnose 3,5-epimerase, with the protein MQPLSIDGAWLAQPPVFPDSRGLFSPWFSGEEFRKATGHDLDLRQANLSVSARGVLRGVHFADVPPSQAKYVTCVRGALLDVVVDIRVGSPTYRQWEAVRLDDQTRHAVYLSEGLGHAVMALTDDATLLYLCSEGFAPSREHGVHPLDPALGIDWPADLEPLLSDKDAGAPTLAEAEHQGLLPSYADCLAYREQLRSRAG; encoded by the coding sequence TTGCAGCCACTGAGCATCGACGGCGCCTGGCTCGCCCAGCCGCCGGTCTTCCCCGACAGCCGAGGCCTGTTCTCGCCGTGGTTCTCCGGTGAGGAGTTCCGCAAGGCCACCGGGCACGACCTGGACCTTCGCCAGGCCAATCTCTCGGTGTCCGCACGGGGGGTGCTGCGCGGCGTCCACTTCGCCGACGTGCCGCCGAGCCAGGCGAAGTACGTCACCTGCGTGCGGGGCGCGCTGCTGGACGTGGTCGTGGACATCCGGGTCGGCTCACCGACCTACCGCCAGTGGGAGGCGGTACGCCTGGACGACCAGACCCGGCACGCGGTCTACCTCAGCGAGGGCCTCGGGCACGCGGTGATGGCGCTCACCGACGACGCGACCCTGCTGTACCTCTGCTCGGAAGGGTTCGCGCCCAGCCGCGAACACGGCGTCCACCCGCTCGACCCGGCGCTCGGGATCGACTGGCCGGCCGACCTCGAGCCGCTGCTGTCGGACAAGGACGCGGGTGCGCCGACGCTGGCAGAGGCCGAGCACCAGGGCCTGTTGCCGTCGTACGCGGACTGCCTGGCCTACCGCGAGCAGCTGCGCTCCCGGGCCGGGTAG